A genome region from Tolypothrix sp. PCC 7712 includes the following:
- a CDS encoding sulfite exporter TauE/SafE family protein, producing MNAVAGGGSFITFPALIFTGVPPIIANATNNTAIWVASIASAGAYRKDLGIKRQVFLLLCGISLFGGIIGSLALLYTSADVFKKLIPYLLLSATLVFTFGDTLRGWLQFQSQKSTPESVPIFNLALAQLAIAIYGGFFGAGLGILMLATLSFLGIKNIHTINAFKAFLGSCINGIAIIPFIFAGVIAWEQAILMAVGGSLGGYLSAHYARKLKPQLIRKFVIFVAFSMTIYFFIHG from the coding sequence TTGAATGCTGTTGCAGGTGGTGGAAGTTTTATTACATTTCCCGCGCTGATTTTTACAGGAGTACCGCCAATTATTGCTAATGCTACAAATAATACTGCTATTTGGGTGGCTTCTATAGCTAGTGCTGGAGCCTACCGCAAAGATTTGGGGATTAAACGGCAAGTTTTTTTGCTGTTATGTGGCATAAGTTTATTCGGTGGAATTATTGGCTCTTTAGCTTTACTCTATACCTCGGCTGATGTATTTAAAAAGCTCATCCCCTATCTATTACTCTCAGCAACCCTCGTATTTACCTTTGGCGACACTCTCAGAGGATGGTTGCAGTTTCAGAGCCAGAAGTCAACGCCGGAGTCTGTACCTATATTTAACCTTGCCTTGGCACAATTAGCGATCGCTATTTACGGCGGTTTTTTCGGTGCAGGTTTAGGAATTTTAATGTTGGCAACTCTATCATTTTTAGGTATCAAAAATATTCATACAATTAATGCCTTTAAAGCATTTTTAGGTAGTTGTATTAATGGAATTGCCATTATTCCTTTTATTTTTGCAGGTGTAATTGCTTGGGAACAAGCTATTTTAATGGCTGTGGGTGGTTCTTTAGGCGGATATCTCAGCGCCCATTATGCACGTAAATTAAAACCCCAATTAATTCGTAAATTTGTCATATTTGTTGCCTTCAGTATGACTATCTACTTTTTTATTCACGGTTAG